The following DNA comes from Candidatus Methylomirabilis lanthanidiphila.
ACGGCTGCGCGGGATCCTGGAGGTATGCGACCGGCCGCTGGTCTCAATGGACTTTAAGGGCAATCCGCATTCTTCCATTGTGGACGCCCTTATGACGCTTGTCCTGAAGGACCGGATGGTGAAGGTCGTGGCGTGGTATGACAACGAGTGGGGGTATTCGTGTCGGATGGCCGACCTGGCTGCCTACATTGCCGCTCAAGGTCTCAAACGTGATCAGCGACGGCTCTGGGGTGTCGCAAAGGACGCAAAGCCATCATAGTAAAGGGTAGGGAGGGTAGAGGGTAGAATGGGGGGATCAGTGAAAAACGTTCACGAATCGCTCGACCAGTTGTGTATCAATACCATCCGAACACTGGCAATGGATGGAGTGCAGAAGGCGAACTCGGGGCATCCGGGGCTGCCGATGGGGGCCGCCGCTATGGCCTATACCCTCTGGACGCGTGCGCTCAGACACAATCCGACGCATCCGTCGTGGCCGAACCGCGATCGGTTCATTCTGTCGCCAGGCCATGGGTGCATGCTGCTGTATTGCCTCCTTCACCTGACCGGCTACGACCTTTCCCTCGATGAACTCAAGCAATTCCGCCAGTGGGGAAGCCGGACGCCAGGCCATTCGGAACATGGTATGACGCCGGGCGTGGAGACGACGACGGGCCCCCTTGGCCAGGGCTTCGGCAACGGCGTCGGGATGGCGATTGCGGAGCGTTTTCTGGCCCACCACTTTAACCGGCCGGGATACCCGATTGTTGACCACTATGTATATGCGATTGTGAGCGACGGGGACCTCATGGAAGGGATCACGTCAGAGGCCGCATCGCTGGCCGGACACCTTGGATTGGGCAAGCTCATCTACCTGTACGACGACAATCGGATTACCATCGATGGCAGTACCGATATGGCCTTCACTGAGAACGTCGGGCAACGCTTTGAAGCCTACGGATGGCATGTCCAGCGAGTCGATGGAAACGATGTCAAGATGATCGACGATGCGCTGAGCGCGGCGCAGGCCGAGCACGAGCGCCCATCGCTTATTATGGCGAGGACCCACATTGCCTATGGCAGCCCCAACAAGCAGGATACGGCAGAGGCGCACGGGTCGCCTCTTGGAGACGAGGAGATACGGCTGACCAAGGAGGCATTGGGGTGGCCGTTGGAACCCACATTCCATATCCCTGATGAGGCGCTGGCCCACTTTCGAGAGGCCCTGCAGCGGGGTCGCGCCTGGGAGACCGACTGGCAGGCCGGATTCGATGCCTATGCGGCCACGTATCCTGAACTTGCCGACGAGTGGAACAGGGTGATCAGCGGACAGCTTCCGGAGGGCTGGGCTGAGAAGATTCCGACCTTCACCCCTGCCGGGGGGAGTCTGGCAACCCGCGAGGCCTCGGGGAAGGTGCTGAATGCGATTGCCCCAACCTTACCGACCCTCATCGGCGGCTCGGCCGACTTGACCCCATCGAATAATACCTATCTAAAAGGGGGCGGCGACTTTCAGCGGTCGAGCCCAGGAGGCCGGAACCTTCACTTTGGTGTTCGAGAACACGCGATGGGTTCCATCCTCAACGGTATGGCGCTGCACCAAGGGGTGATCCCGTATGCCGGGACCTTCCTGGTCTTTTCCGACTACGTGCGCCCGGCCATCAGGGTTGCTGCACTGTCGCACATCCACGTGATCTATGTCTTTACCCATGACAGCATCGGCCTGGGCGAAGATGGTCCTACCCACCAGCCGATTGAGCATTTGTCTGCTCTTCGAGCCATGCCGAACCTCACGGTCATCCGCCCGGCCGATGCGACAGAAACGGCTATGGCCTGGCGCGCCGCATTGGAACACCGTGGCGGGCCTGTGGTGTTGGCCCTCACCAGGCAGAAGCTTCCGACTCTCGACCGAACGAAATTTCCGCCTGCCGAACTCCTCCTGAAGGGGGCGTATATCCTGGCTGATGCCGATCAAGGTCGTCCGCGTGTCATCCTGATTGCGACCGGATCTGAGGTGCACCTGGCCCTGGAGGCGTGGGGGCGACTGGCCGACGAGGGCATCCCCGCGCGTGTCGTCAGTATGCCGAGTTGGGAGCTGTTTGATCGGCAGCCTGAGGCGTATCGGAACGAGGTGCTTCCTCCGGAAGTGACCGCTCGGCTTGCCATCGAGACCGGCTCTCCCCACGGGTGGCACCGGTACGTCGGCCTGCGCGGAGGCGTAATCGGCATGACACGATTCGGCGCTTCAGCTCCGTATCAGGTTCTCATGCAGCAGTTCGGCTTTACGGTCGAGCACGTCGTATCCCGAGCCACGGAACTCCTGGCATAAAAAACAGGGTGTAGGGTATAGGGTTTAGGGTATTGAGTAAGGGAGGGAGACCATACTATGACTGAGCTAATGGATCGAAATCTGGCGCTCGAACTCAGCAGGGCGACTGAGGCTGCGGCTTTGGCGGCGGCTCGAGTGATGGGCCGACGCGACCGTGACGCCGCCGATCAGGCCGCTGTTGACGCGATGCGGTATGCCCTGAGCTCATTGGAGATTGACGGGACGGTGGTGATTGGAGAGGGGCAGAAAGGCCCGGTTCCCATGCTGCAAGTGGGCGAGCGGGTCGGTACGGGCTCTACCCCAGCTCTTGATGTTGCGGTCGATCCGATCGACGGTGTCACGCTCCTGGCCAACGGCCGTCCCGGCGCAATCTCTGTTGCGGCGCTTGCCGACCGGAACACGCTGTTTTCTACCCAGCTAGGTTACATGGATAAGATTGTTGTCGGACCTCGCGCCGCGGGGGCGATCGACATCACGGCTCCCGTTAAAGAGAACTTGCGACGAATTGCCCAGGCTGAGGGCCGGGAGGTCGATGACCTCACAGTGGTCATGCTCGATCGGCCACGTCATGAGCGCCTTATTAAAGAGGTGAGAGAGGCCGGAGCAAGGATCAAGCTGATCAGTGAGGGGGACGTCGCTCCCGGGATAATGGCGGCCATGGAGGAGGATACCGGGATCGATGTGCTCATGGGAATCGGAGGGGCGCCGGAGGCGGTGCTCATTGCCTGCGCGTTGAAGTGTTTGGGTGGTCAGATGCAGTGCAGATTCTGGCCGAGAGATGAACAAGACAGACAAATCCTCGAGGCGGAGGGGCACGACTTGGATCGTATTTTGACTGTCGACGACCTCTGCAAGGGGAGTAATGTATTTGTGGCCGTCACCGGCATTACCGACGGCGAATTGCTCCGGGGGGTCCGCTATACAGGGGGATACGCGCGAACCACCTCCCTCATGATGCGCTCCATCTCCGGCGGAATACGATGGATGGAGGCAAGGCACGATCTGAAGCGCCTGAAGGAGATCGCCGGCACCCGCTACGAGGGCGTCAAGCACAAGCAGATACACCATTAACAGAGGTGTATCGGTAGCCGTCGACCAGCGCCATTTCATTCGAGTAAAGAAAACAGCACACGCCCCAGCACACCCAGTCGCTGGGGCGTTTTCTTTTTATGAGCGGTGACCGATCGATGCGACCCCCAGAATTCGCTTGCCCAACGGGAACTCGTATTCTACATTTCGAATAAGGGGTGAGTCTATTATTGGTTTGAAACTCTCCGCGCCATTGCTCCGAAAGTCCCCCCTCACCCGCACCCTCTCCCCCAAATAGGGGCGAGGGGAAGGGAGGGCTTTCATGCCCATGGGCGCGCTACATGGATCATTGGGTATTGCGAGGGAGCGTAGCGACTGAAGCAATCTCACAGTCTTTCATGGCAACGACAGCGAGATTGGCGCGCTCCCGTTGGTTGCTCGCAATGACGGAGCGGGAGGGACGTTCGTGCCCGTGGACGTGCTGCAGGCATATGGGGTGTCGGTTTAGCGAAAGGGGGAAGTCATGTCAAAAGAGAAAGAGTGTCCGGTTATTCCAGATGAGGACGTGGTCAAGCGTTTGGAGCAGGAGCTGCCGGGGTGGTATCTGGAGGGGCGATGGATCAGGAGGAAGTTCAATACCGACGGCTGGCCGACGACACTGATGTTGGTCAACACGATCGCGTACCTGGCTGAGGCCGCGTGGCATCACCCAGACCTGGAGGTCACATGGGGCAAGGTCTGGGTGAAGCTGAGGACGCATGCCGCCGGGGGGATCACTGAAAAAGACTTCACCCTTGCCAGGCAGATTGAGCAGTCGGTGCTCTGGCGGCCGGGCGACAACTCTCCGCTTGACGGTACACCCAACAAATGGGTCCGCGGCGGCAGCCAAGAAAAGAGCAGCGCTTAAAAGTAATACGAGACCCCCAGCAGACCCATGACCGAATTGACGCCGACGTTGGGGCTTTTGCGGTGGGCGTTCGAGATGTGATGTAGGCCCACTTGCCCCAGAACAGCCAGGTGATCGGTCAGAAAGTAATTGATTCCCGGTCCGCCAAGAATACTAAAGTTAAACCGGCTGTTGAGGTCCCGTGGGGCGTTCAGGTCCACGTCGAGGATACCGACGCCGACCTCGAAGAACGGCACCCACCGAGTGCCCGTCACGAAATTATAGCGGAAGAGGAGACTTGCGCCCCCTCCAACTTCTGTTTCCGGGTGTGCGACAAAGAGGAGGGTCGGCTCGAAGATCACCTCCAGGCTTCCGCGAACCGGAAAAGGGCCGTGAACATCGGTGACCGTATAGCCGATCTGAAAGAACACCGGGACAAGTTGGATGTCCGGGTGCCTATTCGCAAAAATCTTAACGGTGTCGGCTCCGCCGGCCTTTACTCCCAAGTGCCATGTTCCAGACTGAAACCCTTCTTCGGGACGGATGGTCGACCTGGACCTCTGTTCACCTGATGATGGGGGGCCATCTGGACCCGCAAAGGCAAGGGTCCGAATCGCGATGAGTTCGGCCTCTCTCCCAAGTTCAATGGTCTGTTGAGAGGTCTCAGCCCAGGATATGGCAGGTGACAGGATTGCGAATACGGCCAGCCAGACACAAACCGGTATACGCCTGAGTCCGTTGATCATAAAGGTCTCCTGTGAGTTGATGATACTCTTTCCACTCGACGGACGCAGTATCCGCCGTCGGAACACGCTTAGTAAGGCTATTGGTGTGGGGCGCGATCGTCAGTTGGCGCGAGTCCTGACTCGGGGAGACTTCTGTGGGCTCGGCTCAGCCAGGAACTCCCGATTGATCGGCATCCCTCTGCGACACATCGGACAGTCCTTCGGGGTATACGTCGGGAACTCCCGGTCGACCAGCGTAAAAAAGGGAAATTTAAAATTTACCTTTCGTATCCGTCGCCAGAGTGTCCCGATCCCAACCACCGTTCCGCCGAACGATTTGACCAGCTTAATGAGTCCCTTGACAGTCTCACCGGTGGTGACAATGTCTTCGACAATCAGCACCTTAGGGTAGCCGATAAAATACTGTCGAAACTCCCTCGGAAGCGTGACCTGACTGACGCCGGAGTCATCGCGTTGCTTATTGGCGTAGATGAAGCGAGGTCGCAGCGGATGGGCGCGCGCCACACAATGGCCCAACAGCGAGGCGCCGTAGCCGGTGGTCAGGATCAGATCGATCGGCTCTTCCGCGAAATGCTTGGCGATCACGTCTCCCAACCCTTCCGTAAAGGCCGGCTCGGTGGTGGCCAACGCCTTCTCTACATACTCCTGAGTGTGGCGTCCGGAGGACAGCACGAAGTGGTCGTTCGTGAGATACGCTCCGGTCCTGTGGATGATACCCCGGTTGATCCGTTCCAAGATCTCCGCGTCCATCATTGCCCCTCACACATTATAGCTACTTAGCCTTCAGCGATCAGCTATCAGCTAATGGCCAAGCACTGAAGGCTTATCAAGCCATAACCTTGCTGAAATTCGCGATCCCGCAAAACAGATCTGCAACCTCCTTTAGGATGGCCAAACGGTTGTCCTGCAGATCGCGATCCTCCGCCATTACCAACACCTCTTCGAAGAACATGTCCACAATGGGACGAATCGCGGCAATAAGTTGCAGGGCTCGGGCATAGTCGCCGGCTTGCACCAGGTGTGCTGTTTCGGCTCGCAGTGTTGTCGCCTCGCCATGGAGCGCTCGCTCTGCGCTGCTGACGAACCGCCGCGGATCAACCGTTTTAGAGAAACCCTTGGGCAGGATTCTGATGACCCGTTTGAAGGCGACTGCCAGCTCTGAAAAATCGGCCTCCCGCCTGAAGACGGCCAAGGCCTCGGCGCGCTTACCGGCATCGGAGACCCGTTCTGCATCGACGGAGAGGGCCGCCTCGACGAGATCGCCTGGCACACCCCGTTCCATCAGGACCGCCTGGAGCCTGGCCGCCAGAAACTCCATAACCTCCGAGGCGACGCGCTCATGCGGCACCGTCAACCGATCGCCAAACAGCTCCAGACTCTTGCTGATCGGCTGCGAGAGCGGCAGATCGATCCCTGCGCTGAGGAGGATCTGTACGACCCCTTGTCCGTGCCGGCGGAGGGCGTACGGATCCTCTGATCCGCTCGGTATCAGCCCAATCCCGAAGCAGCCGCAGATGGTATCGAGTCGGTCCGCCAGGCCTACCAGCGCGCCAACCAACGATGCCGGCAGTCTGTCGCCGGCATAGCGGGGGAGATAGTGCTCCTCGATGGCCTGGGCCACAACGGCAGGCTCCCCGGAGAGTTGAGCATATTCACGGCCCATCACCCCTTGCAGGCTTGGAAACTCCTTGACCATTGTGGTGACGAGGTCAGCCTTGCATAACTGAGCGGCCCGATAGACGTCATGGACCAGGTGCGGGGCCACCTGTTCGGCCAGGTAGGTGGTGAGCTGTGTCAGTCGTTCGACCTTCTCGGCCATTGTGCCAAGTCGCTCCTGAAAGGTAATCCCTTTCAGTTGGGGAACTCGCTCGTGAAGCCCGACCTTACGATCTTCTTTGAAAAAGAAGGCCGCGTCCTTCAGGCGCGCCCTCAGGACCCGTTCGTTGCCTTCGCGAATAAGGTCCATATCCTTCGCCTTCATGTTGGAGATCGCCACGAAATGGGGGAGGAGCTTACCGGCATTGTCGATCACCGGGAAGTAGCGCTGGTGCTTTCGCATAGGGGTCATGATCACGTCACGCGGCAAGCTCAGGTACTCCTGTTCGAAACAGCCGCAGACTACGGTGGGATATTCCACCAGGCTGGCCACCGTCTCCACCAGTTCATCGTCGAGGACCGGCTTACCGCCGACTGTGGCAGCGGCCTCTGTAGCCAGCTTGGCGACCAGTTCCCGTCGACGGTGCTGGTTGACAATGACATACCGCTCCTCCAGTTTTTCGATATAATCCTGGAAGCTTCTGACGCGGACCTGGCCGCGGCTCAGGAACCGGTGACCGCATGTCTTGTTACCGCTTGCGATCCCGTCGATTTCAAAGGGAATCACCCGGCCGTTGTACAGAGCAACGAGCCACCGGATCGGACGGACAAACCGGAATGTGCCTTGCCCCCATCGCATCGACTTCGGAAATGACAACGATGTGATCAGGCGGGGCAGGACAACCGGCAGCAGCTCCTCCAGACGCATACCCCGCTCCACGATAGCCGCCACAACATACTCTCCCCGATCAAGCGTCTTCACGCGCAGGGCCTCCACCGGGACCCCCTGCGCCCTCGCGAAGCCAAGCGCGGCCTTCGTCGGACGGCCCTCCGGATCGAACGCGACCGCCCTGGCCGGTCCCACCACCTCACGGACCAGATCGCCTTGGCTCTGTTCCAGCCGCTCAACATGCAGGGTGAGGCGCCGAGGCGTGCCGAAGGTGCGTGCGCCTGAAAAGGCGATACGCTGCTCTTCGAACAGGCGACAGGCCTGTGTCTTCAGATCCTTCAGCACCGGTGTCATATAGCCGGAGGGGATCTCTTCGACGCCGATTTCAAACAATAGGTTTTGGGTCATCAGGGGTCGTCTTGGTTTATACGGTTATGACTGCCATGCCTTGAGAAGCGGAAAGCCCGCCTCCTCACGCTGCTTCAGATAGGCTTCGGCGCATCGGCGGGCGAGGTTGCGGACGCGGCCGATGAAGCTGGTCCGCTCGGTGACACCTATGGCCCCCCTGGCGTCCAGGAGGTTGAACGTATGAGACGATTTGAGGCAGTAGTCGTAGGCCGGCAGCACCAGTCCTTTTTCGATCAGACGGAGTCCTTCCCGCTCATAGTCATCGAAAAGCTGAAACTGAAGCGCCACATCGGCTTCCTCAAAGTTGTGGATCGACCACTCCACCTCACTCTTGTGATGGATGTCGCCGTAGGTCACGTCCTTGACCCACGTCAGATCGTAGACGCTGTCCACCCCCTGCAGGAACATGGCAATCCGCTCGATCCCATAGGTCAGCTCAGCAGAGATCGGCCTCAGATCGATGCCTCCAGCCTGCTGGAAGTAGGTGAACTGGGTGATCTCCAGGCCGTCCAACCAGACCTCCCAGCCCAAGCCCCAGGCGCCAAGGGTCGGGGACTCCCAGTCGTCCTCGACGAAACGAATATCGTGCTTGAGCGGGTCGATGCCCAAGCTCCGAAGGCTGTCCAGGTAGATCTCCTGAATGTTGTCAGGGGATGGCTTCATAATGACCTGGTACTGGTAGTAGTGTTGGAGGCGATTCGGATTTTCCCCGTACCGTCCGTCAGCGGGGCGCCGGGTCGACTCGACATAGGCGACATTCCAGGGTTCAGGACCAAGAACACGCAGGAAGGTCGCCGGATTCATCGTCCCCGCGCCTACCTCCACATCGTACGGCTGTTGAATGACACAGCCCTGCTCAGCGAAAAATCGCTGCAATGCGAGGATCAGCTCTTGAAATGTCATTACGTGTCTTGTTGAACTTTTCACAATGATGCCTGTGCGTTTAAAAAAGCGGAAGAGGGAAACACACACCCTGCAATATGGCGGATTACTTGAAAAGCCTAAACACTATGCACATTAACAACTTAGCCTGCAGTCTGTCAAGAGAAAACCAGCAAAATCACTGGCTTTTCTACCTGGAGGTAAAATACGAGTGGCCGTGAAGACGTGCTGACGGGCTAGCGGAAAAATTATCCTCAGGTTTTTACCGGTCGTTATTGTCGTGCGAACGGCGATCGTAGCAGAGGGTTCCGCGAACGTAGGTCTGCTCGACGATACGGTCATCCCCGCAAAATATCAGGCGGGAGAGGAGAGTGTCGGGGGAGATTTCCACCCATTTCTCTGTGGGCAAGGGGCTGAGTCTCTGCGGATTCACGATAATGAAGTCCGCCTCTTTGCCGCACACAAGGCTGCCGATTTTATCGTCGAGCCTCAGCGCCCTTGCTCCTCCAAGTGTCGCCAAATAAAAGGCGGTGGTTGGGGAGATGTCTCCGCCGCCGAAGTCGGGGAGAAAACGACGCGCGGTGTGCGTATAAATCGCCGAGCGCATGGCTTCAAACGGCGACAGGGTCGGCCCACTGGCCACGTCAGACCCTACACCGATACGTAGTCCCATATCCATCAGTTCGCGCAGCGGCATGAGCCCGCTCTTGAGGAAAAGATTTGAGGCGGGACAGTGAGACAGACAGCTCCCCGTATCTGCCAGTAAGCGCCGCTCATCTGAGCTGACATAGATGGCGTGGGCCAGCAGAGTTTTAGGACCCAAGAGACCGGTTCCGAAATAGACATCGGTGTAGCTTCGCGTCTCCGGAAACAGTTCTCTGACCCATTGGAGCTCGGCAAGATTTTCGGCCAAGTGGGTCTGAATGTACGCGCCGTACTGGCTGGCCAGGTCGCTCACACCCCTCATTAGAGCCCTGCTGCACGTCGGCGCAAACCTCGGGGTAAAGGCGTAGAGCAACTTTCCGTTGGCTGCGCCGTGCCACGCTCGGCACACCTCCTCGCTTGCCTGGAGCGAGTCTGATGTTTTCTCAAGGAGGAAATCGGGAGCATTCCGGTCCATCATGACCTTCCCGATGATCGCCCTGATCCCTGTCTGTTCTGCCCACTGAAAGGCGACGTGGGTACTGTCCTTGCGGACCGAGCAGTAGATGGCAGCGGTCGTGACACCATGGGCGAGGAGTGAACGAAAGAAGATGGGGCACAGGGTGTCGGCAGTCTCCGGGGTGAACTCCCTCTCGGTTGGGAAGATGTCTCTTTCGAGCCACTCCAGCAGTTCGTTGCCGTATCGCGCCACGGCCCTATATTGCGGTAGGTGGGTGTGGGTGTCGATAAAGCCGGGTAGAATCAGGCGATCCGAGCAGTCGACTGGATCGGCACTCGGGTACTGCTGTTGTACCTCATGATAGTCCCCGACTGCGAGAATGACGCCGCTTCCATCGATAACTATTCCGCCGTCCGTATGATACGAATATCGATCTTCTGCTTCCGGATTCAGGATCTGGCCGCGGAATAGTCTCATGGGCTGCATGTGGGCACCTTCTTGAATACGAACCGGCACGGGTCGTCTTGACAACACAGGAGGGACCGACCCCGCTACGCGCTCTACAGCGCGTCTGTTTGAGCGAGATCACACCAGAGACGGGAAGAACTGGTTAGGTGGCCGGGTTATTTTCGGTGCGTAAGGGAAACCGGATGGCCTTTGCTGCCCTGTTAAGCTTCCTTTTTCCGCTTGCCGTTCTTGAAGAAGATAAGGCCGCCAACAAGGACCGACAGGCCGAACA
Coding sequences within:
- a CDS encoding transketolase; protein product: MGGSVKNVHESLDQLCINTIRTLAMDGVQKANSGHPGLPMGAAAMAYTLWTRALRHNPTHPSWPNRDRFILSPGHGCMLLYCLLHLTGYDLSLDELKQFRQWGSRTPGHSEHGMTPGVETTTGPLGQGFGNGVGMAIAERFLAHHFNRPGYPIVDHYVYAIVSDGDLMEGITSEAASLAGHLGLGKLIYLYDDNRITIDGSTDMAFTENVGQRFEAYGWHVQRVDGNDVKMIDDALSAAQAEHERPSLIMARTHIAYGSPNKQDTAEAHGSPLGDEEIRLTKEALGWPLEPTFHIPDEALAHFREALQRGRAWETDWQAGFDAYAATYPELADEWNRVISGQLPEGWAEKIPTFTPAGGSLATREASGKVLNAIAPTLPTLIGGSADLTPSNNTYLKGGGDFQRSSPGGRNLHFGVREHAMGSILNGMALHQGVIPYAGTFLVFSDYVRPAIRVAALSHIHVIYVFTHDSIGLGEDGPTHQPIEHLSALRAMPNLTVIRPADATETAMAWRAALEHRGGPVVLALTRQKLPTLDRTKFPPAELLLKGAYILADADQGRPRVILIATGSEVHLALEAWGRLADEGIPARVVSMPSWELFDRQPEAYRNEVLPPEVTARLAIETGSPHGWHRYVGLRGGVIGMTRFGASAPYQVLMQQFGFTVEHVVSRATELLA
- a CDS encoding fructose 1,6-bisphosphatase — protein: MTELMDRNLALELSRATEAAALAAARVMGRRDRDAADQAAVDAMRYALSSLEIDGTVVIGEGQKGPVPMLQVGERVGTGSTPALDVAVDPIDGVTLLANGRPGAISVAALADRNTLFSTQLGYMDKIVVGPRAAGAIDITAPVKENLRRIAQAEGREVDDLTVVMLDRPRHERLIKEVREAGARIKLISEGDVAPGIMAAMEEDTGIDVLMGIGGAPEAVLIACALKCLGGQMQCRFWPRDEQDRQILEAEGHDLDRILTVDDLCKGSNVFVAVTGITDGELLRGVRYTGGYARTTSLMMRSISGGIRWMEARHDLKRLKEIAGTRYEGVKHKQIHH
- a CDS encoding pterin dehydratase; this translates as MSKEKECPVIPDEDVVKRLEQELPGWYLEGRWIRRKFNTDGWPTTLMLVNTIAYLAEAAWHHPDLEVTWGKVWVKLRTHAAGGITEKDFTLARQIEQSVLWRPGDNSPLDGTPNKWVRGGSQEKSSA
- a CDS encoding Lipid A 3-O-deacylase (PagL), with protein sequence MINGLRRIPVCVWLAVFAILSPAISWAETSQQTIELGREAELIAIRTLAFAGPDGPPSSGEQRSRSTIRPEEGFQSGTWHLGVKAGGADTVKIFANRHPDIQLVPVFFQIGYTVTDVHGPFPVRGSLEVIFEPTLLFVAHPETEVGGGASLLFRYNFVTGTRWVPFFEVGVGILDVDLNAPRDLNSRFNFSILGGPGINYFLTDHLAVLGQVGLHHISNAHRKSPNVGVNSVMGLLGVSYYF
- the pyrE gene encoding Orotate phosphoribosyltransferase; translation: MDAEILERINRGIIHRTGAYLTNDHFVLSSGRHTQEYVEKALATTEPAFTEGLGDVIAKHFAEEPIDLILTTGYGASLLGHCVARAHPLRPRFIYANKQRDDSGVSQVTLPREFRQYFIGYPKVLIVEDIVTTGETVKGLIKLVKSFGGTVVGIGTLWRRIRKVNFKFPFFTLVDREFPTYTPKDCPMCRRGMPINREFLAEPSPQKSPRVRTRAN
- a CDS encoding glycine tRNA synthetase subunit beta, whose translation is MTQNLLFEIGVEEIPSGYMTPVLKDLKTQACRLFEEQRIAFSGARTFGTPRRLTLHVERLEQSQGDLVREVVGPARAVAFDPEGRPTKAALGFARAQGVPVEALRVKTLDRGEYVVAAIVERGMRLEELLPVVLPRLITSLSFPKSMRWGQGTFRFVRPIRWLVALYNGRVIPFEIDGIASGNKTCGHRFLSRGQVRVRSFQDYIEKLEERYVIVNQHRRRELVAKLATEAAATVGGKPVLDDELVETVASLVEYPTVVCGCFEQEYLSLPRDVIMTPMRKHQRYFPVIDNAGKLLPHFVAISNMKAKDMDLIREGNERVLRARLKDAAFFFKEDRKVGLHERVPQLKGITFQERLGTMAEKVERLTQLTTYLAEQVAPHLVHDVYRAAQLCKADLVTTMVKEFPSLQGVMGREYAQLSGEPAVVAQAIEEHYLPRYAGDRLPASLVGALVGLADRLDTICGCFGIGLIPSGSEDPYALRRHGQGVVQILLSAGIDLPLSQPISKSLELFGDRLTVPHERVASEVMEFLAARLQAVLMERGVPGDLVEAALSVDAERVSDAGKRAEALAVFRREADFSELAVAFKRVIRILPKGFSKTVDPRRFVSSAERALHGEATTLRAETAHLVQAGDYARALQLIAAIRPIVDMFFEEVLVMAEDRDLQDNRLAILKEVADLFCGIANFSKVMA
- a CDS encoding glycyl-tRNA synthetase subunit alpha → MTFQELILALQRFFAEQGCVIQQPYDVEVGAGTMNPATFLRVLGPEPWNVAYVESTRRPADGRYGENPNRLQHYYQYQVIMKPSPDNIQEIYLDSLRSLGIDPLKHDIRFVEDDWESPTLGAWGLGWEVWLDGLEITQFTYFQQAGGIDLRPISAELTYGIERIAMFLQGVDSVYDLTWVKDVTYGDIHHKSEVEWSIHNFEEADVALQFQLFDDYEREGLRLIEKGLVLPAYDYCLKSSHTFNLLDARGAIGVTERTSFIGRVRNLARRCAEAYLKQREEAGFPLLKAWQS
- a CDS encoding Guanine deaminase, giving the protein MQPMRLFRGQILNPEAEDRYSYHTDGGIVIDGSGVILAVGDYHEVQQQYPSADPVDCSDRLILPGFIDTHTHLPQYRAVARYGNELLEWLERDIFPTEREFTPETADTLCPIFFRSLLAHGVTTAAIYCSVRKDSTHVAFQWAEQTGIRAIIGKVMMDRNAPDFLLEKTSDSLQASEEVCRAWHGAANGKLLYAFTPRFAPTCSRALMRGVSDLASQYGAYIQTHLAENLAELQWVRELFPETRSYTDVYFGTGLLGPKTLLAHAIYVSSDERRLLADTGSCLSHCPASNLFLKSGLMPLRELMDMGLRIGVGSDVASGPTLSPFEAMRSAIYTHTARRFLPDFGGGDISPTTAFYLATLGGARALRLDDKIGSLVCGKEADFIIVNPQRLSPLPTEKWVEISPDTLLSRLIFCGDDRIVEQTYVRGTLCYDRRSHDNNDR